A region of the Cannabis sativa cultivar Pink pepper isolate KNU-18-1 chromosome 3, ASM2916894v1, whole genome shotgun sequence genome:
TTTTAGATTTGTGTTTTacgaaaaattactaatttgattttctattttgttaaatgataaaattaaccttttattttttaaaatggtataaATAAAATCTTGACCTCAATTTtcgattatttttatttaatagaaCTAATTTGAAGACAATTCATAACACGAATAGATGTCATAAATGTAATCAGTTTTGTTATAACACCTCTAAATTtagttattattaagttttattttgacaaaaaattagtgTAAGATACTATTTactattattttgaaaattacacAATCTAATTTTTTATCTATCAAAACAAAGAgtcaaattagtaatttttacaaaacacatgatctaaaatagtatttactctaaatagaataaatcTATGTGCCTATTATACAAATTTGCTacttttttagatttttccttataaattaaaagatttgcaaattaatttgttttttttttctaacttttagcttaaataaataaaatcgaaTAAATTGAGATTATcttgatatattataaatattctaTGTTATATAAGACTATAAAGACTCAAAGTTTTTGAGTTATTATCAACATGATTTGAATGTTTCAATCACCCAACATATTTTTTagcattcatttttttttttttttgtcaactaTTACTTTTTAAGGAGTTTTTTGtggttatatatttttttggcaagtttacaaaaaatatagcttttttctcaaaaaaaaaaaataacattctacaatatatattttattttttaatagaacattctacaataattaatcatctagaaaaattattatatttcataattataCATGGTAAGAATTcatatcatataaataataatgcccATCTAAACTCACTTTAGTCTTTATTTATACTATACTTAACACTttcttttttctaataaaaaaataaataaataacaaaaatataactttggCACGTGCGAAGATGTGAAATTTACTTTTACTATTTCAAGATgtaaccgaaccaacaaaaaaacaaacagaACAGTTAAGTTAGCCAAAATACACTACAAAAACTTAAGTACTTTACTTCCTCTGTTCACCTCCTCAAACCTCAAACTTCCACATCTTCACTTTCACTTTCTCTCTTTCAAACCCCAAATTCCTCCGACGCCGGAAAATCAGACCCACCATCTACGGTGACCcaccaaaaaaaattcaatctttTTCCCAAACTTATAATAAAAATCCAATCTTTATAATGTTCAGAGACACATCGAGCTGTAATACTTACAACTATGGCGATGCTTTGTATTGGGATGCTCGTTATATCCAAGAAGGTGGGTCTTTTGATTGGTACCAACGTTACTCTGCTCTTCGACCATTTGTTCGAAACTATTTTCCAACCTCTTCTCGAGTTCTCATGGTTGGTTGTGGCAATGCTGGTATAtcacctttttctttctttctggaTTTCAGATTTTGTTTGGTTGCTCAGAAAATTCAATTCAATTGAAGTTTTggtttttgttttgattttgcctgaaattatttattgatgTTTTGGATTTTGTGGATTATGATTAAGATTTCCTTATTAGTTTTTGGTGAAGAATTTGTAgatatttttggggtttttagtTATGTTAGTGTTATTTGTAATTGTCTTCAGTCTTAGAATGAATGAAGATTTTTGCATCATATTTTGAAAGTGAATAAAgctttattcaatttatttattttgagacTTAAGGTAAGTACAGAAGAAAAAATGATAGAAGGGGAAATTGGAGGATTTGATTGGTTGTAATGTTATTCATTGTTTCTCAAAATTGAATTTGTGATTAGTTGGTAATCTTAATACTGAGAATATTTGGAGAGTTTTTGAAAATAATGATTCGAAAACTAAGAAAACATAACATTTGTGTTTTCATTTTTCAGCTTAAAACTCGAATTCTTATTTGGATTTGGTTTTCGAAAACAACAAACTAATCAAGTATTTTGCGATTAGCCCTTTTAAGTTTCCCAAAAAATTCCAAACAATCATAATATTTCTTAGGACAAATCATAGTAACTTAGGACATATCATAATATTTCTTCTTATTCTTTCAATGTTTCTGTTGCTAAATCATTGTAGCTTGATTAGAGGAACTTTTTAGTGACACAATTTCGATTGAATCTTTCGGTTTTGTGTAGTTATGTCCGAAGACATGGTTAAGGACGGGTACGAAGACATAATGAACATCGATATTTCATCGGTCGCCATTGAAATGATGAAAAGAAAACATGTGAATACTCCTCAGCTGAAATGTATCCTTAACAAATGAAACTTTTCATAAACATAACATAATCTTATTTTGCTTAAAAGTTATTTCCTATACAAATTGTCACAGATATGCAAATGGATGTTAGGGATATGAGCGTCTTCCCCGACGAATCATTCGATGGTGTTCTTGATAAAGGTTTGAACATACTCATAACTTTCGGTTTCATTCATCGAATTGCAATAATCTTTACTAATTTTTTCGTGTCGGTGTTAACATGTTCGCGAAAATGGCCTTTCGAACTCTATTGTAGGAACTCTGGATTCTTTGATGGTATGTATGATTCTTGTTCGTATGTTCATATTAGTTATTAgaataattaagatttttacccTCGAACTCGAACTAACAACATGTAAGGTTTTGTCCcttaaattattattgtatttttcttttgtaaGAAGTTCCCGTTGAGTTATGGAATTGCAAATTTTCCTCTTTTATTGcatttaacttttttttgagataatttatTGATGTAGTCAGAAACTATtagagttagtcccacattgctaatgtgtggaaataaattgtgatatataagatgaatgggctactcctcccattgccaattaattttgggatggaacctcattcatcttattccTCAAATTCTAACATAAACCACCTGTGAggatctatttaattaatttaagctaattagaaatttagaactaattataataatcttaaactttcaaatattaattaatttaagctAATTAGAACTAATTATAATAATCTTAaactttcaaatattaactcTAAAATTACGAATATATACTCCCAAATTTTATTGCTAGACTACTACTAACTATGCTAATATTTTTTGCATAGATACTCGAATTACAGTAGATTAATCCTGAATCAGTTTTACATTAGAAAACTGTTTGCAAAAATGAACATAATGTTATTAAAGGGGGAAATTTCCAAAGTTCGAGtggaattttttacaaaaaaaaataattcaagagGCAAAATCCTACAAATTTCATAGTTTGGGAGGCAAAAATCATATTTATTCTAGTATTAACGGTACCCTTTTTTAACGATATCGGGGCATGCTTTAACACTTTCTTGTTGTTTTGACTGTAGTGTGGCACCGACGCGCCGGTCAGTACTTCCCAAATGCTAGGAGAAGTCAGTAGGTTGTAGACTTTAAAAAAACAATGGTTTTGTATTCCTGTTCTGTTCTGATCTGtgttatttttttcataattaagttTTGCATTTGTTTATTTCTAAAGTAATCACTTGTGTTTTTCTGTTGTAGGCTTCTTAAACCAGGAGGTATTTATATGTTGGTAAACTATACTCTCACCTAGACATGTCTTTTGTCAATTTAGTAACTTTtttgttctttctttcttttttcatggAAAAGTATGATCGGTTACTGAATCGTCTTCTTTGTCAGATAACTTATGGCGATCCTAGAGTACGGATGCCTCATTTGAACAAACCGGTATACAATTGGAAAATCATGTTATACATTATACGTAAGTTTTTTAGAGGATTTTGTCGTGTTTGATCAGTTTTTTAATAGACATAAACTTGTTAGAAACATCCTGAAACTTCGATCTGGAAAAGAATGAAAAGTTCTAACAAAACTATGAGCAACTCTGTTAGCTAGCAGACCGATAAACAATAAAGAGACACCGGTCCTACAATCATAAAGCTTTCTCGTTGGCCATTTTTTATCCTTAATCTAACTTAAAACTTCTCGGATccccaatattttattcgagAATTTTTTCTCGATTTGTgataattttaagtttaaatatgaaaatatctATGAATATGTATCCTTTGAACTTCTTATTCCTCTTTCGGTTTTTCTTGAACTTGTCTCCTTATTTTTCAACAGCTAGACCTGGATTCAAAAAGCGCGACGGTGATAGTTCATCAACACGGCCGAGTTTGGAACCTATTCCCACAACCGAAAATGGTTTACTCCCAACGGATTTCATCTTGGAAGATCCAGATTCTCACTTCATATACATATGTAAAAAATTGGATGAAACAGAGCTGATTACCAATGTCTTGTAGTAATTTACTATCGCGACATGGCACCGACGATCATGTCCGATGACGACGATCTAAAGGTACAAAAACACAAAACATAATCATTCATGGAATTACACTTCTTGATTGTACAATGAGGTGATGATTGAGAAGTAATCATTTAGCATCCTTTGTGGTGTTTTGTAACAAATAAATGTTACCATTTAGTAATTGGAGTGTGTTAGCTTTAACTTATAgagtgaaaaatatatataagaaaatagcTAAGAAAATTAAGgactttatttttttcttcttcttattaatttttttgatttgGGACGTTTCTTTGGACATGAGAATAATAATGTTTCTTTCATATAAATTTATTTGATGAGATATTTCAATTGTTTGTGTGTATGTATTGTCCCTCTTTTTATTTTAGGTTTCTTTTTATAAGAAATGCTAGAAGTACCATATCGTTATTGTAGTAAATAAATATGAGATGTTATATAGTATTTAAATGCTTATATTAATACTAGCAAAGAATTACGTgtgaggcacgtatactaaattttattctagtttttttctacgttattaaaaaagtgatacaattaaaaattttaaaaaatattattagttattaggttcaacatcattatcctgtgttcatttttaaggaaaaaaaatatatttatgaaataataatttgttgcaaCGCGAGTACaggcaaaatttaaaaaatatagcatttattagtagagtattgacaatttcaacagtaaattaactgattgtatacttttttgtcTGCTAACATTAAGCTTTTGATATTTGAGTGGTGAGCTCTTATTTGTcatcttttcaaattttttctaaacactctcattttattctttcaactgtagttggagtgatgtccttaattatagtatatagtgtagtcatttattcacctgttttcaaataaaacaatagatatacaaaataaaaaatataattaagcttatattaaaatcaatctcacttttcaatatagtgaaaggtttttaaattgatttattctcacttaataattgtgacagacctaacaaataataatattatgttacataataacaaaataggaatccaccaattacaacattatcaaaatttattccaagtataattatataaatctattactcATTGAAGTCTATTAGAAACTCTAACAAGCTCACAAAACGaaatttcacatcaaaaatctaaaaataatcaACTATGTAGTAGGAATGATAATACAATAACCAAAATTGCCTAGTCATATACagtcttaaaacttaaaagagtggCATTATTCATTCAAGTTTCGACTAAGTGTTTATGAGTTTGAGTTATAATATTGTGTCCTGTGTTTATGTCCAAATATTGTGTGTGTCTGGCTAATCTAGTGAAGAAGAttgaaattttgattctcaataaatagaatgaatataattgtatactttgtagtaggtcattattgtgtcatttttaagttaatgtgtcaacttgaaaataattcatttaataaacgaaatggagtcaatctaaaaatatttttctaccttaataagtagagctatagaaaacaaactcggtaactttttgagtgttaaaaaattgtaaatggcTATAAATTCAGAGTAAGTAACTTGTGTGTGGCAGCTAGTTAAAGAAACCAAAATTAAGGTTTATAATCAGAAAGTAGAAGCACCgctagaactttcctttgtttgaagtaatagtataataactaatatcttttattacatattaataattaattcaagataaactttctaaaatatttttgaaacatCGTGGGATATATAAATACAATACTTTTGTATAATAGCATGTAACATGTTGTCttcattagtattttttaaattttaagatgaaaattaaaattataaaatatagcttaagaaattataactaaGGTTATAAACTGGTAAATGTTGTGTTGGAGGTTAGGGTTTTTGctctagagagagaaatttgttagattaaattttggtaGGATTATTTAgctaaaattaatcaattataattaacgtTTTCTAATCAGAATATTCTgtcaaatattagaatattctaTTAACATTttgatagaaaaataaataataacatgaaaccaagaattctattacatagccacattttatataaaaaaaaatatattttaaaaaagagacCCAATAATTTATCATAAACAAAGAATTCGCCATGTGGAGGCAAACAATTATAACCTGATCGagccaataaaaaaaaataaatagaaaaattctttagcaaaatatatataatatataaatagtagtaaattcttatttagaataaaatccaACTAAATAACATAAGTATATTTAGAAAAGTcaatcgtagatgtacaacagcaaaaactcaattttttttttaatttaatggaatatattttattatatataaataaaaagtgacacaTGAACTtttcataaaccattttatttttattaataaactattttatttttaatataaataaaaattcaaccatgaatttctcataaaacaataattctgttatatatgcacactttatataaaaatagatatattgcatattaattaataatataaaaaatttataatttgccACTATAAACAATAATTAGGATAATTCTCCCTATACTAATAATAAGAGTTCtggaaagtttttttttttttttaaatttttgagaaTAAATATGTGttcattaaaacaaaataataatagaaacaaTAACAATGAAATGTATCATGTATCGCATCTATAATTTGGTACAGATTTATGAAAAAGAGTAGGTATGAAACGAGTGTTTACTTGTTGTAAATAAATGTCTTTTTTATTAAAGGGTGAAactctttaaaatatatttagtaatataaaatatgttaaatttaattttgtaagagtatattctgttaaaaatataataaacccttaaatacataacaaattataattagatAGATATTTATATAACATGTCAGATTATATGAAATTCATAATTTAATTGTATTGAAAACAATATTGTTCACATTGTTTTGTAGTGAAAATTACATGTtgtttgttataaaaaaaaatacatgttgTTTATGATATAgtaatatgttaaattatttCCTCCAAGTAATATGTTTTCTTGTTAAACAAATATACATTTTCTTAATATAAAAATAGGTaaagaataatatttttaaggagaattattttattttttatttttatttttatggctTAGGTTTCTCTGATGTTGCACAGTAGGTTGCGATTTAAGTATGTAAAAAAATTGCtttgaaatgtaaaaataaaagaaagttcatatttttaatatacaaattaatGGTTCTTTAGTaagttatttttgtaaaaaaaataaaaaataaaaaacataaggGCATtaggtaatacttttattttttaattttttaatcacaaaaataaaagtaaaatttgtgtttttaaaatttattttaaaaataaaattgtgttctagaaccacttttattttttgattttaaaaatagaaaataaaagtgtgttctataattttcgttttcatttttatttcttgCTTTTATTCAAGTCGGGCTCAGGTGCGGGTTTGGGATCGGGGCTGTGGTCCGAGTCTGAGACTGAGGCCAGGGCCGGAGTTCGAGTCTAAGGTCCAAGTTGAGGTCAgagtctaaaatattaattaagaacaaaaaactgtaaaaaaaatatgaaagtaatttttttttgtttttaaaatttttaaaattttgattctcaattaaaaaattaaaaagggaaaacagttttataaaacatgcttttaaaaaaatattttcacttttttaattaaaaaatagaaaattaattaaaaaaatattaccaaatgCACCTTCCTATTTTGGTAAAAATTTAGTtcatatcattaaaaaaaagattgaagCACAATaagattaaaattaaaaaaaaaatacaaaaatagtgTAAGATTATCATTTACAAACAAAATCACTAACCACATCATAAAAAAGATAACTAACAAGTTTGAAAGTTATCCcctcaaaaattaaatataaaaaataaatataaaaaagataaaaatagagAAAGAAGGAGTTGAGAGcccaattaaattttaaaagtaataaattataaattaatttcaaatgaaTTATCTCATTAAATTAAAAGAAGTTGGTAAAACAGTTGAAACAAAATTATTCTttcttcttttaaaattattcatGAAGAGCAAGAATATGACTATTAAAATTAGTATTTGAACATTGGGAAGTGATCTGATTTGTCAGGGCTTTTCCGTACACTTAACAACATAATACAACAGCAACACATCATAACTCATAACACAACTTTCATGGTTGTCATGCTTAAAAAAACACCACCTTTTATCACAAgtcatttttaattttggatATTCTTCTTAATAAAAATAAGAGAGAGTTAGTCCTCTCTATCATCTTTCTATGTGTTAATATCGCAATTGGTCAAATTAAGTATCAAATCcacataatttaatgtaataatttttaaagaatatcgTTAACCAATCGTAAGGCGACATGTctggtgctaggcaccactggtactCAATAGTAATGCTCTAAAGataattagttaaaaaaaagCACTAAttaagtgtgtgtgtgtgtataatAGGGGTGTTTTACTATTATTCATtgagatattatatatattcctTTTAGCATTGTTATTAGGTACCAGTAATGTTTATTACTACTTAGAGATGACGTCTTATAAACTCTCACTCTATCATTCTAAAATTCATTTGAGGATTGAACTATTGCAGAGCATAATTTTAGAGAACTCTCCTCAAGCATTGAGaccataaacatatttaaatagATTAGCATATTACTGCTGAAAGGGAGTGAGTCACTATAAAATTCTCGTGTTCAtctttgttgaattttttttcgaTAAAATGATTTACTTTGATTGACATACTTGTGTTCACCCTGTTCGTTTACAATATTCTTAAATTCTTTGATGACAAATCATGTCAATAATTGTAACA
Encoded here:
- the LOC115711662 gene encoding uncharacterized protein LOC115711662; this encodes MFRDTSSCNTYNYGDALYWDARYIQEGGSFDWYQRYSALRPFVRNYFPTSSRVLMVGCGNAVMSEDMVKDGYEDIMNIDISSVAIEMMKRKHVNTPQLKYMQMDVRDMSVFPDESFDGVLDKGTLDSLMCGTDAPVSTSQMLGEVSRLLKPGGIYMLITYGDPRVRMPHLNKPVYNWKIMLYIIPRPGFKKRDGDSSSTRPSLEPIPTTENGLLPTDFILEDPDSHFIYICKKLDETELITNVL